One genomic window of Macaca mulatta isolate MMU2019108-1 chromosome 8, T2T-MMU8v2.0, whole genome shotgun sequence includes the following:
- the ZNF623 gene encoding zinc finger protein 623: MSDKLTVMELPSPESEEVHEPRLGELLGNPEGQSLGSSPCQDRGCKQVTVTHWKIQTGETAQVCAKSGRNPILNSDLLLLQRELIEGDTNPCDICGKTFTFNSDLVRHRISHAGEKPYRCDQCGKGFGQSSHLMEHQRIHTGERLYVCNVCGKDFIHYAGLIEHQRVHSGDKPFKCAQCGKAFGHSSDLIRHQRVHTRERPFECKECGKGFSQSSLLIRHQRIHTGERPYECNECGKSFIRSSSLIRHYQIHTEVKQYECKECGKAFRHRSDLIEHQRIHTGERPFECNECGKAFIRSSKLIQHQRIHTGERPYVCNECGKRFSQTSNFTQHQRIHTGEKLYECNECGKAFFLSSYLIRHQKIHTGERVYECKECGKAFLQKAHLTEHQKIHSGDRPFECKDCGKAFIQSSKLLLHQIIHTGEKPYACSYCGKGFIQRSNFLQHQKIHTEEKLYECSQYGRDFNSTTNFKNNQSVHQEGLSLSKAPIHLGERSVDQGQHIDNL, translated from the coding sequence ATGTCAGATAAACTCACAGTGATGGAGCTCCCTTCTCCCGAGTCTGAGGAAGTCCATGAGCCCAGATTAGGGGAGCTTTTGGGAAATCCAGAAGGTCAGAGCCTGGGGAGTTCCCCCTGTCAGGACAGGGGCTGCAAGCAGGTGACAGTGACCCATTGGAAGATCCAAACAGGAGAGACAGCTCAAGTGTGTGCCAAGTCAGGAAGAAACCCTATTCTGAACTCAGACCTTCTTCTGCTTCAGAGAGAGCTCATAGAGGGGGATACCAATCCTTGCGATATCTGTGGCAAAACCTTCACGTTTAATTCCGACCTAGTTAGGCATCGGATTTCGCATGCTGGGGAGAAACCTTACAGGTGCGATCAGTGTGGGAAAGGCTTTGGCCAGAGCTCACACCTTATGGagcatcagagaattcacactggagagagacTCTACGTCTGTAACGTGTGTGGGAAAGACTTCATTCACTATGCAGGTCTCATTGAGCATCAGCGCGTTCATTCAGGAGACAAGCCCTTCAAATGTGCACAGTGTGGGAAGGCGTTTGGTCACAGTTCAGACCTGATTAGGCACCAGAGAGTTCACACCAGAGAGAGACCTTTCGAATGCAAAGAGTGTGGAAAAGGCTTCAGTCAGAGCTCCTTACTTATTCGTCATCAGAGGATTCACACGGGAGAAAGGCCCTATGAGTGCAATGAATGTGGGAAATCCTTCATAAGGAGCTCGAGCCTCATTCGCCACTATCAGATCCACACAGAAGTGAAACAGTATGAATGCAAAGAATGTGGGAAGGCATTCCGTCATCGCTCAGACCTTATCGAGCACCAGAGGATCCACACCGGAGAGAGACCCTTTGAATGCAATGAGTGCGGGAAAGCCTTTATTCGGAGCTCGAAGCTCATTCAGCATCAGAGGATCCATACTGGGGAGAGGCCTTACGTGTGCAACGAGTGTGGGAAGCGCTTCAGCCAGACGTCAAACTTCACCCagcatcagagaattcacactggagagaaactctATGAATGTAACGAGTGTGGGAAAGCTTTCTTTCTGAGTTCATACCTTATTCGACACCAGAAGATCCACACTGGAGAGAGAGtgtatgaatgtaaggaatgcgGGAAAGCGTTTCTCCAGAAAGCCCATCTCACTGAGCACCAGAAGATCCACTCTGGGGACAGGCCCTTCGAATGTAAAGACTGTGGGAAAGCCTTCATCCAGAGCTCCAAGCTGCTTCTGCACCAGATcattcacactggagaaaagccCTATGCCTGCAGTTACTGTGGGAAAGGCTTTATTCAGAGGTCAAACTTCCTTCAGCACCAGAAGATTCATACTGAAGAGAAGCTCTATGAATGTAGTCAGTATGGGAGAGATTTTAACTCAactacaaactttaaaaataatcaaagtgTTCACCAAGAGGGACTCTCCTTGAGTAAGGCCCCCATACATTTGGGCGAGAGGTCTGTCGATCAGGGGCAACACATAGAtaacttataa